DNA from Elaeis guineensis isolate ETL-2024a chromosome 2, EG11, whole genome shotgun sequence:
GTTTTATGTTAGGAAAATTGTTTTCTCAAGGGCGTCCGATTTTTAGTTCTCTGTAACCAAAACAAACCACACCATTTCTTTCCCTGACTTTCCAATTCTTGCTTTCCTTTTGGAGTATTCATTTGCTTATCTACTTATGTTTTTTTGAGTAATTTGAGATAATAATATCCTGCATTTAAATGAATGTTTTGTTTATCTATGCTGTTACCATGTGACACCATATGGTTTGGATAGAGGGTGTTGTTTATGGTTATGATTGTCTTCCTTCTCATAGCTGGTATGTCTGTATTGTTTTTAGTTCTTTAGGGTGATCCTTTGGATTTTCAATTCGATCACATAGTTATGGAGATATGATTTTGGTAATTCAACCTCTTATTGTTTCCCATTATATCTTGATATATAAGCATTTGATAGAATCCATGTAATTTTGTGGACAGGagttcatttcttttcttttttctaattttttggtaGAGAGGCAGGGAGGGAACAATTCTGAGGATTTTCACTTTCATGGTAGGAAGAATGCTATGTCAGGGCTTGAGATATGTAACACATTATCAGGAAGAAAGAGGAGCAATTCAGATTCAGCCTACATGGGTTTAGTAAGAAATAGGATGCTTCCTGTGGGCTCAGATTCCCTTGAAAGCTCACATCTGATGAAAGCACCACAAGCCCATACTCCTGTACCTGTACTTTTgtcttaaaatttgattttcattttaATCTCTTCTTCCTGTTTAATGGTTGCTTTTTTGTCCCCTCATGAAGTTATTTACTTGAAATTTAGATGTCTGGAAAAGAGGTGGGAAGTGAAGGACTTGGAAGATCACATAATGAAATGATGATTTCAATGCAACCACCAAGGCCGACTTCTCTTATATTACATCCTCCAGTTAGCCGTAGACCCGATTCACTAATTCCCAAGTGGGAACGGTCTATGCCTGCAAGTCCTGGGCAGATGGTGCATTACCCTTTACGCTTTGCCCAAGGTGGAACAAATATAGACAAGGTTACATCATCATATGCATATAAGGATGCTAGTGCTGGTTCTGGTGCTGGTGCTGGTGCCACAATCATATCTCAGCCTGCAGCAGATGAAGGTTCTAGAACAGGCATTAAAGACTCTggagttttgaatttcatcaaTCCTGATAGTGGAGCTGGTGAGAGAAACTCAAGCGGGGGACCGCCTTGTGGCAATAGACCTAAGGCTCCCCAAGCCATAGAACCAGAATCTTGTAACATACCCAGGTAAATCATTATTTTCGTGGTATTTAGCA
Protein-coding regions in this window:
- the LOC105039850 gene encoding uncharacterized protein isoform X1, with translation MVVAMMGGDDKKRTFHDFLGMSCGESTPPAPAWAQSGEKTATAEAAPEASASVGVSSVGHGLASGSSDLGSERQGGNNSEDFHFHGRKNAMSGLEICNTLSGRKRSNSDSAYMGLVRNRMLPVGSDSLESSHLMKAPQAHTPVPMSGKEVGSEGLGRSHNEMMISMQPPRPTSLILHPPVSRRPDSLIPKWERSMPASPGQMVHYPLRFAQGGTNIDKVTSSYAYKDASAGSGAGAGATIISQPAADEGSRTGIKDSGVLNFINPDSGAGERNSSGGPPCGNRPKAPQAIEPESCNIPRRHSTASASRQMTIFYAGQAHVFDDVHPIKADVIMALAGSNGGSWSTTYSPKSSIRPPTSEAKAPSGENKMRTNNLPLSIHGDSDHGHSQVARIPVTNDLSSLTPGSNQGNLSVRDARFMPPASEYNVEDRRDA
- the LOC105039850 gene encoding uncharacterized protein isoform X2 yields the protein MVVAMMGGDDKKRTFHDFLGMSCGESTPPAPAWAQSGEKTATAEAAPEASASVGVSSVGHGLASGSSDLGSERQGGNNSEDFHFHGRKNAMSGLEICNTLSGRKRSNSDSAYMGLVRNRMLPVGSDSLESSHLMKAPQAHTPMSGKEVGSEGLGRSHNEMMISMQPPRPTSLILHPPVSRRPDSLIPKWERSMPASPGQMVHYPLRFAQGGTNIDKVTSSYAYKDASAGSGAGAGATIISQPAADEGSRTGIKDSGVLNFINPDSGAGERNSSGGPPCGNRPKAPQAIEPESCNIPRRHSTASASRQMTIFYAGQAHVFDDVHPIKADVIMALAGSNGGSWSTTYSPKSSIRPPTSEAKAPSGENKMRTNNLPLSIHGDSDHGHSQVARIPVTNDLSSLTPGSNQGNLSVRDARFMPPASEYNVEDRRDA